The Streptomyces camelliae genome segment TGAACGTCTCCTTGCGCCCGATCAGGTCGGCCAGCCGGCCGCAGAACAGCAGCAGGCTGCCGTAGCACAGCGCGTACGCCGTCACGACCCACTGCTTGTCGGTGTCCGAGAAGTGCAGCGCCTTCTGCGCCGACGGCAACGCCAGGTTCATCACCGTGTTGTCGAGCGTCAGCATGAGGTAGGCGACGCAGATGACGGCGAGGACGATCCACCGCCGTGAATCTTTTGCCATGGGCACGGCTGCCGCAGGCACGGCGCTGGGTGTGGACATGAGCTGTCTCCTAGATACTCGGTCGGGCTCAAGCTGCTTCACCTCTATGACAGGCCGCAGCAGCCGGATGTGACGGGCCCCGCCGCCGTGGCGCCCCGTCAGCTAGGGCTTGTCCGCGGCACCCTGCTCCAGCACCTCGGACATCACCTGGCCCAGCACGTCTGCCGGGTTCTCGGCGGCTCCCATGGAGCGCCACGCCACGTGGTTGTCCGGGCGGACCAGGACGGCGCCGTCGTCGGCGATCTCCCGTACGTCCGCCCAGCCACCGTCGGCGTACTCCGCGCCGGGCCCGATCCGGGCCACGGTGATGGGGACCGAGAACTTCGCGGCGACCTCCTCGGCCGCCTCGGCCCACGGGGTGCCCACAGGGCCGGTGATCAGGGCGAAGCCGTTCGACGACCCGACCAGGTCGTGGGTGGACAGGCGTCGGCCGTCCCGCTCGATCCAGGCGTGCGGCAGCCGGTGGCCGGGGCGGGTGGTGGGATGGTGGACGTCGCCCATGGGCGAGCGGTGCGGCGGCTCGGTCCCGTCGGGGACGAGTGCCCCCTGCTCGTAGGCGAAGCCGATCTCCAGGTCGTGCGCCTGGCACTCGGCGCGGTGGGTGCCGAAGATCTCCGCCGCCCTGGCGCGGGTGACCTCGCCGACCGCGGACGTCTCGAAGTACTGGGTGAACGCGGACGGGCGGCGCTGCGGCGGGACGTGCGGGCCGAGCCCGAGCGCGGCCTCCGTCATGGTCCGGTGGTGGAACCAACTGGCCAGGCCCCATTCGACGTTGCGCCGGCCGATCGGCCGCCGCTCGGCCTCGTAGGTGTCGAGCAGGCTGTCGTCGGCGCGGCCGGCGACCACCGCGGCCAGCTTCCAGGCGAGGTTGTGCACGTCCTGGATGCCGCCGTTCAGGCCGAGCCCGGTGGTGGGCGGCTGGCGGTGGGCGGCGTCACCGACGATGAGCACCCGGCCGGCCCGGTAGCGGTCGGCGAGCACGCCCTCGACCATCCAGTGCGACACCTTGTGCACCGTGAGGTCGAGGTCGGGCAGGCCCAGCACCTCGCGCATCCGGTCGGCGATCGCCGCGTCGTCGGAGCGGTCCACGTCGCCCAGGGCGAAGGTGAGTCCCCATTCCTCGCAGTGCCTGCCCCAGGTCGGCCCCATCTCCAGCAGGGCGCTGTTCAGATCGGGCCGGTAGGGGTTCATGAACCAGGTGATGAGGGTGCCGTCGTGCCACCACGCGGACAGGTCCGCGGTGAAGTACGCGGTGGTGACCTCGGCCATCCTGGTCACGCCCTGCATCTGCACGCCGAGCCGGGGGCCGAGCGTACGGCCGCCGTCGGCGGCGATGACGTACTGCGCGGCGATCCGGGTCACCTCGCCGCTGTCGCGGTCGCGGATCTCGGCGACGACCCGGTCGCCCTCGTCGGTGAAGGAGACCAGTTCGCGGGAGAAGAGCACCCGGCCGGGATTGCGCTCCTCGGCCTGCCTGCGCAGGATCGGCTCCAGCCTGAGCTGCGGCAGCTTGATCGGCAGCACGGGGCCGTCGGCCGCGTAGACCTCCGTCGTCGCGCCACCGCCGAAGGCGTCCATCTCATGGATCACCCGCCGGTCCAGCGGCCCGTCGCCGGCGAGGGTGGTCTGCCAGCGCACCCGGCCGTACTGCCCGGGGGTCGCCGCGCGTTCGACCACGGTGTCGTACAGGCCGTGCTGGCGGAAGATCTCCATCGTGCGCTGGTTGATGTAGTGCGCCTTCGGGAGAATCGACGTGGCCGCGTGCCGCTCCACGAGCACGTGGCCCACACCGTGGTCCGACAGGAAGAGGGAGGCGGACAGGCCGCAGCCGCCGCCCCCCACGATCAGGACCGGAACCTCGGTAACCTCCATATTCGGCCTTCCATAAGGTGAGGGCCGGCCCACATACAGGGCGTCAGGCGATCACGAAGGACCCTGGATGCCGGCGGGCGGGCCGGGGAAACGGTTCAACCGATGTGTCTGTCGTCCCGGGATACGACGGTCGACGCCACCACGACGACGCTCTTCGGCCGATGCTGCGTCCCCCAGCATCGGTCGGGGTGGTTGAGTCGCACTATGGCGCGGGTCGGCGTCGGCTTGACAGGTCACCGTTGTCCCTTCTGACCTGCTACGACGGGGCACCGGTCACATTCCGCACGGCCGCCCTGTCGTAACGGACGAGGCGAACACACCGTCCGGCCACCGGGCGCCCCGTGGGCGGTGCCGTTCGCTCGTGCTCCGAGTGCAAGGCGATGAGAAGGAAGAAAGCGATGAGTGACCTTCAAGCCGTCGTGGACCGCGTCGAGATCGAGGCGCTGCGCGGCGAGTTCACCGACGCGGTGATGATGCGTGACTACGACCGTGTGGCTTCGCTGTTCACCCCGGACGGCGTGTGGCGGATGCCCAACATCCCCGTCGAGCTCGAAGGCCGGGAGGCGATCCGCGCCTGGGGCAGGCGGGTGCCGGACCTGGTGGACTTCCTCGTGCAGAACACACACCCGGGCCTGATCCAGCTCGGCGGCGACACCGCATCGGGCCGCACCTACATCTCCGAGGTCGGGCGTGGCCTCGACGGCCGCGGGGGCCAGAACTACGCCATCTACCACGACCGGTACCAGCGCACCGACGAGGGCTGGAAGTTCACCGAGCGCGTCTACGAGGTCCGGTACGAGGACTCCTCGCCGCTGGCGGGCTCTCCGCCTCGCCCGGCCCGGGATGCGTGACCATCCCCCGGCACAGTGAAGCCGCGCAGGTGTGCCCCCCTCGGCGTGCCGAGGGGGGCACCGCGCTGTGGCCCGCGGTCTGCTGCGTGGGTGGGCGGGGAGGGGCGGAGGTCAGCCGCCACCGGGAACGCTGCCGGCCAGCGCGACCGAACGAAGCCGCCCCGCGGCCAAGGACCGTGCCATGGCGGCCGGCGACGGCCGGACGGGCGCGGGCGGCACCGATCCCCACCGCCCGGAAGGCCAGGCCGGCTCCGTGACCGCCCTGGGGTGCGGCCGCCAGTCCAGGGACGGTGCCTGGTTGAGTATCTGCTGCTCCAGCACTTGCAGCGCCGGCCGCGGATCGATTCCCAACTCCTCGGCCAGCCGCCGCTGGTTGGTGCGCAGCACCGCCAGCGCGTCGACCTGACGACCCGCCCGGTACAGGGCCAGGCTCAGCAGCTCGCACCCGTACTCGCGCAGGGGATGAGCCTGCACGAAGGCCTCCAGTTCGGCCACCGCGACCTCGTGGGCGCCGGCCGCGAGCAGGGCCGCGCAGCGACCCTCGACCGCCGACAGCCGCAGCTCGTCCAGCCGCGCCACGTCCGGCCCCACATAGGGAGTGTCGGCCACCTCGGCGTACGCCTGTCCGCGCCACAGCGCCAGCGCCACGTCGAACGCGTGGACCGCGGACTGCGCGTCACCCCGCTCCAGCGCCTGCCAGCCGGCGACGGCCCGCTCGCCGAAGCGCTGCACGTCGACCTCGACGACCCGGCTGTTGAGCAGATAGCCACGTCCATAGGTGCGCAGCACCGTCGGCGGGGTCCGGGGCGCGCGACCGGGTTCGAGTACGCGCCGCAGGTTGGCGACGTACGCCTGGAGGGAGGCGATCGCCGACGGTGGCGGGTTCCCGGTCCACAGCTCCTCGACGATCACGTCGACGGTCACCGGCTGGCCCACCTTGCTGACCAGCAGCGCCAGCAGCGCGCGCTGCTTGGGCGCTCCCAGGTCGACGAGGCGGCCGCCGACGGCGGCCTCGATCGGGCCCAGCGCGCGGAACTCGACCAGAGGGCGCGACGGTGCGGGCTTCTGCGCCGCCCGCTCCGTGGCCCACCGGACGTCCTCCGCTCGCCCGGGTGGCGCGGCCGCGGTGCTTCCACCGCCGTTCGTGATGCCCTGTACGACACCATCCGTCGCGAAGATTTCCGCGATCACGTGTCCGGCTGCCGGGATTTCGGGATCGAGTTCGAGTTCTCTGGCCACGTACACGCGCAGTGCCTCGTTGGTACGGCGAAGCTCCTGGATCTCGCGTTCCAGTTCCGCGATGCGCCACGTATCGGGATGACCGGCTTCCCTGTCCGGCCTACCGGTATCGACCTTTTCGTCTGCCATCCGTGAACTCTCCATTTCCACGGCCTTGTGCGGTCGCCCGGCCGGTACCGGAGGGCGCCTGGCCGACGGCCAGGACGGCCGAAGCAGGCCGTGTCCGGCGACCGGACGCCTGGTGCAGCGCGGTGAACGGCCTGAACGGAGCGGGTTTTTCACATGCGCGCGCCGAATACGACAAGTGCCCGTAGGGGGGTGACGGTTCTGGACGTCGGTGTTTTCCTTTGCGGCGTGGAAAAGGCAATGGTTCCGCCGCTGATTGCGACCTTATGTGCCGACGGTCTGTGCGCCAAGTCGGCACCAGTCGATTCTCCAGTCACGCTCAAGGCGCCTGGCCGACGCTGGGGCGGGGAAGCAGCGGGGGGCGGCGCACGGCATCGCTTCGTTCAATGTCCCCGAACCGCCGATCGACTTGTGACGGATCCTCGGGAACACGTGTGGAGGTTTGAATGTCCGGAACTGATGATGTCGAGCGCGTCTACGCGGCCATGGAGGAAGCGGCCGGTCTGCTGGGCGTGACCTGCGCACGCGACAAGGTCTATCCGCTGCTGGACGCGTTCCGAGGCAGGCTCGACCAGGGCGTGGTCGTCTTCTCCATGGCGAGCGGGCGCCACTCCACGGAGCTGGACTTCAGCATCTCGGCGGAGACGACCCAGGGTGACCCGTACGCCACCGTGCTGGACAAGGGACTGTTCCCGGCGACGGGCCATCCCGTGGACGACCTGCTGGCGGACACCCAGAAGCACCTTCCGGTCTCGCTGTTCGCCATCGACGGTGAGGTCACCGGCGGCTTCAAGAAGACGTACGCGTTCTTCCCCACCGACAACATGCCCGGGGTCGCCCAGCTGAGCGCCATTCCCTCCATGCCGAAGTCCGTGGCCGAGAACGCCGAGCTGTTCGCCCGCTACGGCCTGGACAAGGTCCAGATGACCTCGATGGACTACAAGAAGCGGCAGGTCAACCTCTATTTCAGCAATCTGAACCGGAAGTACCTGGAGCCGGACTCCGTCCTGGCCCTGGTGCGCGAGCTGGGCCTGCACGTTCCGACCGAGCTGGGGCTGGAGTTCTGCAAGCGCTCGTTCTCGGTCTACCCCACCCTCGGCTGGGACACCGGGAAGATCGAGCGGCTGTGCTTCGCCGTGATCTCCAACGACCCCACACTGGTGCCCTCCGAAGACCCGGGCGACATCGAGAAGTTCCACAACTACGCGACCAGGGCGCCGTACTCGTACGTGGGGGAGAAGCGCACCCTCGTCTACGGGCTCACTCTGTCGCCCAAGGAGGAGTACTACAAGCTCGGGGCGTACTACCACATCACCGACGTCCAGCGGCGCCTGCTGAAGGCCTTCGACTCCCTGGTGGACTGAGCACCACCTCGAACGACCTGGGCGGTCCCGTGCGGACCGCCCTTTTCGCGCTGCCGCGGCACGTGCCGCGGCGGTTTCAGCACAGGACGATGATCTGCAGGTCGGTCAGGTCGGCCATGATGTCGATGCGGGTGATCAGTCCGTCGGCGATGGTGAAGCGGAGAACGGTCCGCGGCACGCCGTCCTGGACGTAGGCCAGCCCGGCGGCCCCGTCGATGAGGGCCGGCACCGGGGCCCAGGAGAGCTTGGCGAAGGCGCGGGAGACGGCGTCCGCGCCGCGGATCTCCTCGGCCAGGGGCCTGCCCGTGGCCGCGCCCATGCGCATGGCCGCCTGGTCGGCGCGGACCACGATGTCCGGGGCGAGGATGCCCAGCAGGGCCGCGAAGTCGCCCTCGCGAGAAGCGTTGAGGAAGGCGTCGACGAAGTCGGCCTCTGCGGCCTGGAAGGCGCCGGCGCCCTCGTCCTGGACCGGCACGCTCTTCGGTTCCGCGGCCGGGGCGGCGCGCTGCTGCTGGAAGCGCCGACGGGCGCGGCTGGCCAGCTGGCGGGCCGCGGCCGGAGTGCGGTCCACGATCGGCGCGATCTCGTCGAAGGGCACCGCGAACATGTCGTGCAGGACGAACGCCAGCCGCTCGGCGGGCGTGAGGGTGTCGAGGATGAGGAACATGGCCGCGCCGACCGACTCGGCGAGCACCGCCTCCTGCTCCGGGTCGACCACCGCGTCCGGGGACTGCGGGCCCTCGGCCTCGGGGTCGTCCACCAGGTCCTCGCGGCGCGACCTGCGCGACTGGAGCATGTTCAGCGACACGCGGGCCACGATGGTGGTGAGCCAGCCGCTCATGTTCTCCACCGCGGCGGCGTCCGCGCGGGAGACCCGGAGCCAGGCCTCCTGGACGGCGTCGTCCGCCTCGGTCAGCGAGCCGAGCACCCGGTACGCCACCGCACGCAGCCTCGGCCGGTCGGTCTCGAACCGCGCGGCCAGCCATTCGCTCTCGTTCATCGGGTCACACCCCTCTCCCACCAATGCCTTGTATGTCCGACAGGACAGACCCCGAGAATGTGACCGGGTGCGGGACAGACTGCCTTGAATGTGACTTTGGTCACTTCGGGGAGTGCTTGGCGGGGGGCCCTGCCTGTGTCACGATTGGTGCACCCCTAGCCTGCCCAAAAACAGCCAGGCGGCTGTCAGTTGGGCGCCGCCCGCCGGTTCGCGCAGACGAGACCGAAGCGCTCGTGGGTGCGGTGAGCGCAAGCACGCTCTGTCCCGCAATGCCGTAAGACCGAGGCGGCCCGCCCCCCCTCTCGCGCACACCGCCGTGGCCGGGCCGGCGTCGAAGCCGCCTGCCGCGCCGGCCCTGTGGTCAGGCCCGAGCGGCCGCCACCCGTCGCTTCCCCCCTGGTTCCCCCGTTTCCCCCTCCGGACAGCCCGGCCGGTGCTGTCCGTCCGAGGGACTCCGGCGTCAACGTGCCTGCGGACAGGCGGACATGGCCTGCCGTCAGCCCGACGTCCTGCTGCCCTCGCTGTCGAGACTCCAAAAGAAGTGGATTCCAGATATGCCCAGGCTGTGCAAGCCGGCGATGAGTGCGCCGGAGTATGTCATCACGGTGGAAGAGACCCTGGAGTTCGCGCGGAAGGCGCATGCGGGCAAGCCGCAGCTTCCGCTGGCGTTGCGTCTGATCCGTAACACGGGTGTGCAGAAGCGGCACATCGTGCAGCCCATCGAGCAGACCCTGCGGCACCCGGGGTTCGAGGAGCGCAACCGCATCTACGAGGCGGAGTCGAAGAAGCGCACGCCGGAGGTCATCGAGCGGGCTCTGGCCCATGCCGAGCTGCCGGCCCGTGACATCGACGCGATCATCTATGTGTCGTGCACCGGGTTCATGATGCCGTCGCTGACGGCGTGGCTGATCAACAAGCTGGGCTTTCGTTCCGACACCCGGCAGATCCCGATCGCGCAGCTGGGCTGCGCGGCCGGTGGTGCGGCGATCAACCGGGCCCACGACTTCTGTGTGGCTCATCCCGGCAGCAACGTGCTGATCGTCTCCTGCGAGCTGTGCTCGCTGTGCTACCAGCCCAGTGCCGACGACATCGGCTCGCTGTTGTCGGACGGTCTGTTCGGTGACGCGGTCGCCGCGGCTGTGGTGCGGGGCGATGGTGGTGTGGGTATCGAGCTGGAGCGCAATGCGTCGTATCTGATCCCGCACACGGAGGACTGGATCTCGTACGCGGTGAAGGACACCGGGTTCCATTTCCAGTTGGACCGGCGTGTGCCGGGGACGATGGAGCCGCTGGCGCCGGTGTTGCGGGAGCTGGCCAAGGACCACAGCTGGGACGCGGGGAAGCTGGACTTCTACATCGTGCACGCCGGTGGTCCGCGCATCCTGGACGATCTGGCGAAGTATCTGGAGGTCGACCGGGGTGTGTTCCGGCACAGCTGGTCGACGCTGAACGAGTACGGCAACATCGCCAGCGCTGTCGTTCTGGAGGCCGCGCGGCGGTTGATGGAGGAGGACACCCCGGCTCCCGGCGCGACCGGTCTGATCGCGGGGTTCGGTCCCGGCATCACCGCCGAGATGGCACTCGGCACCTGGGCCGCCGACGCCCCCCGGGTCCTCGCCGCCTGAAGCCCGCGCCCGGACGAAGGAAACCAAGCGTATGACTGACCTCATTCTCCCGGCCGGCGCCGGGCGAAAACTGATCACCCCGGCGCAAGAAGTGACATTCAAGGCCACCAAGGAGATGGGCTCCTCCGTGTCGATCTTCGAGGTGGTCGTGCCGCCCGGATTCGACGTCGGAGCACATGTGCACAGTGAGGCCCAGGAGTTCTTCTACGTCCTGGACGGCGAGCTCGACCTGCTGTGCTTCGAGCCCACCGAGCGCACGGACAGCGCCTGGCACACGTGGGTGTCCGCCAAGGGCGACCACGTCGTCCGCGCCGGCGAGGGAAGCTGCATGTTCGTGCCGACCGGCGTCCCGCACGCGTTCCGCAACGCCACGGACAAGCCCGCGAGGATGCTCTTCCAGTGCTTCCCCTCGCCCATCCACGAGGACTACTTCGAGGAGATCGCGGAGATCTGGTCGCGCGGCACCGGGGTCGACCCGGCCGCCGTCGAGGAGATGCGCAAGCGCTACGACGTCGGCCAGCTCACCCCGCTGGTCTACGAACCCCCGGCCCCTCGCATCCCCGGCCAGGACACACACGCGAACAAGAGTGGGAGGTGACCACGATGGAACCGATATCCCTGGTCCACGCGAGTCTCGGCGAGCGTGAACTGGCCGCTGTCGCCGAGGTGTTCGCCTCCGGCTGGCCCGCCGGTCAGGGCCCCCAGGGCAAGGCGCTGGAGGCCCGCCTCGCGGAGAAGTACGGCGTCGCCGACGCCGTCGCGGTCAGCAACTGCGGCGCCGCGCTCCACCTGGCCATGCTCGCCTTCGGCGTCAAGCCGGGCGACGAGGTGATCGTCGCCGACTACGGCTTCCCGGCGCCGGCACAGGCCGCACTCTACGTCGGCGCCACCCCGGTCTTCGCCGACGTACGCCCCGACACCTACACCGTCGACCCGCAGGCGGTGGCCGACCTGGTCACCCCGCGCACCGTCGGCATCGTCGCCGTGGACACGGTCGGCATGCCCGCCGACTACACGGAACTGCAGGCGATCGCCGACCGCCACGGCCTGTTCCTCATCGAGGACGCCGCCTGCGCGGTCGGCGCGACCTACCAGGGCCGCCAGGCCGGCTCGCTCGCCGAGGTCGGCTGCCTGTCCTTCCACGGGCGCAAGGGCGCCTCCAGCGGCGAGGGCGGCGCGCTGCTCGCCCGTGACCCCGCGATCGGCAAGGACGCGCGACTGCGCTCCTCCTTCGGCATCGGCAGCATCTTCGACATGGGCAACGTGGTCGGCCTGCCCATCCCGACGTTCACCGAGATCGGCTACAACTTCAAGCTGTCCGACATCGCCGCGGCGATCCTCCAGGTGCAGCTGGGCCGGATCGACGAACTGCTCGCTCGCCGGGGCGCCGTGGCCCGGCAGTACGCCGAACTGCTCGCCGACGAAGAACTCCTGACGGTGCCCCAGGTCCCTGCGGACCGCACCCACGCCTGGCAGACCTACATGGTCACGCTGGACGCGAGCGTGGACCGCGCCGCGGTCGCCTCCGACCTGCGCGGCCAGGGCATCGGCTGCGGCCACGGCACGTTCGCGGCCCACATCCAGCCGGTGTTCCAGGCGCAGCAGAAGTGCCCGGTGTCCGCGGATCTCGCCGCGCGCCAGCTCGCCATACCCATGCACGCGGAACTCAAGCCGAACCAGGTCGAACGGGTCGTCGACGCCCTCCGCAGCGCGGTGCGCACCCACTCGTCCGTCACCCGGGTCCTCGGAGGGGCAGCATGACGAACAACCGTCCATCACCCGTCGGCATCATGCGGCTGATCAACGGCTACTGGGCCACCGGAATCCTCGCCGCGGCCGCCACCCACAAGGTCTTCACCCACCTGGAGAACGGTGCGGAGACGGCCACCGAGCTGGCCGAGCGCGCCGGTATCGCCGAGCGCGGCGCCCAGACCCTCCTCGACGGCCTCGTCAGCGTGGGCCTGGCCGAGCTGCACGAGGGCCACTACCGCAACACCCCCGAGGCGGCCACCTACCTGGTCGAGGACACCCCCGTCTCGCTCGCCCCGTTCGCCAGGCTCAAGCTGACGCACACGGGCGCCCTCACCGACCTGGCCGAGGTGGTCCGCGTCGGCGGCCCGGTGAAGGACGTGGTGGTCGAGGTCGCCAACAACCCGCACTGGGAGGGCATCGTCACGGCCATCGCCGCACAGTCGGTGCCCGCCGCGACGATCGCCGCCGAGGTGCTCGGGCTGGCCGACGCCGGTGAGATCTCGATCCTCGACGTGGGCGGCGGCTCAGGCATCTACTCGGGCATCTGGCTGGAGGCCAACCCGGCCGCCCGCGCGACCCAGCTCGACTGGGAGCCGATCAACGAGATCGCCCGCCGGCTGCTGACCGAGCGCGGCGTCGGGGACCGGTTCACCACCCTCGCCGGCGACTTCCACACCACCGACTTCGGCACCGCGCAGTACGACATCGCGGTGTACTCCCACATCGCCCACCAGGAGGGCCCGGAGAGCAACGTGGAGGTCTTCACCAGGCTCCGGCAGGCCCTCAAGCCCGGCGGCACCCTGGTCGTCAACGACTACGTCGTCGACGACGACCGCGGCGGTCCGCAGTTCCCGCTGCTCTTCGCCTCGGAGATGCTGCTCAAGACCCGGCAGGGCAGCACCTGGCGGCGCAGCGACTACCGCGAGTGGCTCATCAAGGCCGGCTTCGAGGACGTCTCCTTCCACACCGCGGAGCCCGGCACGCTCGTCGTCGCCAAGTAGCCACCGGACAGGCACCGGACGGAAAGCCGGCGAAGGAGCCGCTCATGGCACCTGTGAACGTGTCCGTCATCTACTACAGCGCCACCGGGAACGTGCACGCCCTGGCGCGGGCCGCGGTCGAGGGCGCGGAGAAGGCCGGCGCGACCGTGCGCCTGCGCAAGGTCCGTGAACTGGCCCCGCCGGAGGCCATCGACTCCGTCCCGGCCTGGGCCCGGCACATCCAGGACACCGCCGACGTCGAGGTGGCCGACCTCGACGACCTGAGCTGGGCGGACGCCGTACTGTTCGGCACCCCGACCCGCTTCGGGAACGTCGCCAGCCAGCTGAAGGCGTTCATCGACACCGCGGGCCCGCTGTGGCAGCAGGGCCGGCTGGCCGACAAGGTCGTCTCGGCCTTCACCGCCACCGGCACCGCCCACGGCGGCCAGGAGTCCACCATCCTGGCGCTCAGCAACACCTTCTACCACTGGGGCGGCATCATCGTGCCGCCGGGCTACACCGACCCGGTCCAGTTCCGGACGGGCAATCCGTACGGCACCTCGTACGTCTCCGGTGCCGGCGGCAGCAACGGCCTCCCCGGTGAGGAGGTGCTGCAGGCGGCCCGTCACCAGGCCCGCCGGGTCACGGAGACGGCGGCGGCGCTCAAGGCCGGCCGCGCGGCCTGACGGCCACGGTCCCGACGGCCTACGACGCCGCGCCGTCCTGGTATCCCGCACCGAGCCGGCGATCAGCCCGAACATCCATCGCTCATCACAAAGGAGACAGCCCGATGAAGGGCTCCACCGCCTACTCGTCGATACAGAAGCGCGGCCTGCACATCGGTCTCCTGCCGGAGATGGCCGCGGCCGTGAACCCCTCGACACCGATCGTCCTCGACCACGATCTGGACGTCCTGCCCGACGCCGGACGGCGTCTGACGGTCGCCCAGTACGCCGAGCACGTCGCCGACCTCGCCGCCCGGCTGTGGGCGGCCGGCGTCCGCCCCGACGACCACGTCGCGATCTACAAGACGCCGGGGGCCGACCACTGGATGCTCGCCGCCGCGGTCTCCCGCATCGGCGGCGTCGTCGTCAACCTCTCCCCGGCCCTGGACCCCGCGACCGTCGCCGTCCTGCTGGAGCGGGTCGGCCGGCCGACGCTGCTCACCGACGGCACCAAGTTCGATCTGCTCGCCGACCTGCCGCTGACCGACCTCACCACGCGGGTCATCACCTCGGCCTTCGACCGGCCCGGGACGAT includes the following:
- the wrbA gene encoding NAD(P)H:quinone oxidoreductase, which codes for MAPVNVSVIYYSATGNVHALARAAVEGAEKAGATVRLRKVRELAPPEAIDSVPAWARHIQDTADVEVADLDDLSWADAVLFGTPTRFGNVASQLKAFIDTAGPLWQQGRLADKVVSAFTATGTAHGGQESTILALSNTFYHWGGIIVPPGYTDPVQFRTGNPYGTSYVSGAGGSNGLPGEEVLQAARHQARRVTETAAALKAGRAA